GGTGGCTATTCGAAGACCATCGGCGCGGCCACCGTCGATGTCGGCGTCCTCTATTATTACTATCCCGGCTCGCACGGTGCGAATACCGACTTCGTTGAGCCCTATGCCTCGATCAAGGGCACATTCGGCCCCGCGACCGCGAAGGTTACGGTCAACTATGCACCCAAGCAGCGGGCGCTTTCGATCGACGGCGGCCTGACCAAGAAGGATAATGTGTACCTCGCGGGTGACCTGACGGCCAGCATTCCCAAGACTCCGCTCGGCGTGTCGGCGCATCTCGGCCACAACTTCGGTCCCAGCCTGCTGACCTTCGCTGACAAGGGCTACACCGACTGGAACATCGGAGCGACCTATACTTGGGGCCACCTGACCTTGGGCGTCAGCTATGTCGACACCGATAAGAATTTCGTGTCGTCTTATGTCTCGGCGGACGGCACGCCCCGCACAACGCGCAATCTGTCGAAGGCGGGCGTCGTCGGTTCGATCACCGCATCGTTCTGATCGCCTGAAAAATCACGAAGAGGGCCGCGATCCACAAGGGTCGCGGCCCTTTTTCATGGCCCGCCCTTTCCCGGTCGCGTGCACACCGCCCAGACCCTATATAAGTGGCATGTCTGCCTTGCCGCTTGCCCTGATTTTCCTTGCCACGGTCGCCGCGATGGAAGGCTTCGCCTATGTCATGCATCGTTGGGTGATGCACGGACCGGGCTGGTTCCTCCACGCCAGCCACCACCGCCCACGCAGGGGCTTCTGGGAAGCCAACGACCTCTATTTCGTGATCTTCGCCATGCCCTCCATCCTGTTGCTGTTGGGCGGCGTGCAATGGCATTGGGGCGGCTGGGCAACAGCAACCGGCGCGGGCATCGCCGCCTATGGCGCGATCTATCTTGGCTTCCACGACATCATCGTCCACCGCCGGATCGGCCATCGCCTTGTCCCGCGCTCACCCTATATGAAGCGCATCGTCCAGGCCCATCGCCTGCATCATGCGGTCGAAAGCAGACAGGGCTGCGTCAGCTTCGGCTTCCTCGTCGCGCCCCGCCCGGAAGCACTGAAACAGGCTCTGGCGCGAACCGACCGCACGCATATGCGCGGTGCCGAGGTCCACACCCCCATATCCCCAATCAAATGATCGTGAACGGCTGAGCCGAGAACCGCTTCAGCGGCTCCACCGCGCCCAGATGGCGGTCGGCAACATCAACCCGCGCGCCTCTTCCCGCACCGTCAGTTCGCCCGCTTCCACCGTTCCCGGCAGATCGGCAAAGGCCTGTTTCAGCAATTCCCCGATCGCCAGCGCCGACATGCGCACGGCATAGACGGTCAGGAACAGAAAACGGCTGTCCGCGTCCAGCAACTGGCGGCAATTGGCGATAAGGCCCGGAAGATCCTCCTCCAGCCGCCACACCTCGCCATCCGGCCCACGCCCATATTTGGGCGGATCGAGCAATATGCCGTCATAGCGCCGCCCCCGCCGCACCTCGCGCGCCACAAACTTGGCGGCATCGTCGACGATCCAGCGCACCGGCCGGTCTTCCAGCCCCGACAGCCCCGCATTGGCCCGCGCCTGCGCCACCGATTTCTTGGAGGCGTCGACATGCACCATCTGCGCGCCCGCCGCGGCCATCGCCAGCGTGCCGACGCCGGTATAGCCGAACAGGTTCATGACCTGCGGCGTGTCCCCGGCGGCGATCTTGTCGGCAACCTTGCCGCGCATCCAGTCCCAGACCGGCGCCATGTCGGGAAAGAAGCCCAGATGCCGGAAGGGCGTGCAACTCGACTGGAAAGTCACCTCATTCCAGCGCAGCGGCCAGCCTTCGGCCGGCACGGGCCGCTCATAGAACCAGCGCCCGCCACCTTCCTCGTCGGAACCGGGCACGAATTCGCCATCGGCCTGCCAATCGTCCTGCGCTGGCGCCCACATCGCCTGCGGCTCGGGCCGGATGAAGCGGAAGCGGCCATAGCGCTCCAGCTTCCGTCCATGGCCCGAATCGATCAGGCCATAATCGGCCCAGGGCTCACCAGGAAGGGTTTGAAGGTCCACCCCTCAGGCCCTCGGCGTCGCCCGCTCCGCCACATAGGCCGTGACCGCGTCGAAAGTGCCGGGCAGCTTGGCATAGGCCTCTTCCCGCGCGAACAGGTCACCGACCCGCGAAGGCAGGCCCGGACGGATTCCGGTCGCCCTTTCCACCGCCGTGGGGAACTTTGCCGGATGCGCCGTCGCCAGCGTCACCACCGGAACCGCCGGGTCGAGATCAACCGTCCGCGCCGCCGCCAGACCGATGGCGCTGTGCGGATCGATCACCTGCCCCGCCGCGTCATAGGCCCAGCGCATCGCCATGGTCATGCCGTCAGCATCCACCCGCGCGGAGGTGAACAGCTTCGACGCCCCCTCCCGCTGCGCATTGGTCAGGCGCATCGCCTTGCTCGCCTCGAAGCCCTTCATCTGCTCGGCCAGCGCCTTGCCGTCACGCCCGCCGGCATCGAACAACAGCCGCTCGAAATTGGAGCTGACCTGGATGTCCATGCTCGGCGTCGCCGTCGCCACCACCTGGCCCTGGCTGTAGTCACCCTCAGCCAGCGCCCGATGCAGGATATCGTTGACGTTGGTGGCGACCATCAGCTTCGCCACCGGCAGGCCCATCTGCGCCGCGACATAGCCCGCGAACACGTCGCCGAAATTGCCGGTCGGAACGGAGAAGGCGATCTCCCGCTCCGGCGCGCCCAGGCGGACGGCGGCGTAGAAATAATAGACGACCTGCGCCATCAGCCGTGCCCAGTTGATGCTGTTCACCGCCGACAGGTTGAACCGGCGTGCAAAGGCCGCATCGTTGAACATCGCCTTCACCAGCGCCTGTGCGTCGTCGAAGCTGCCGTCGATGGCGATATTGTAGACATTGGGCGCCAGCACCGTGGTCATCTGGCGGCGCTGGACGTCCGACACACGGCCTTCGGGATGCAGCATGAAGATGTCGATCTTCGCCCGGCCCGCCACGGCATCGATCGCCGCCGATCCGGTATCGCCGGAGGTCGCGCCGACAATGGTCAGATGATCGTCCCGGCGCGACAGGAAACGCTCGAACAATTGGCCGAGCAGTTGCAGCGCGACGTCCTTGAACGCCAGCGTCGGGCCATGGAACAGTTCGAGCAGCCAGTGCCGGTGATCCAGTTGAACCAGTGGCGTCACCGCGTCATGGCTGAACCGGCCATAGGCGGCCGTGCACAGCTCGCGCAATTCTTCTTCGCTCAGCGATCCCGCGACGAAGGGCGCCATGACCCGCACCGCCGTTTCGACATAGGACAGGCCCGAAAGCGCGCGAATATCCTCGGCGGAGAAGCTGGGCCAGCTTTCCGGCAGATAGAGTCCACCATCGGACGCCAGCCCTGCCAGCGTCACATCCTCGAACCCGAGCGCGGGCGCGCTCCCCCTGGTGCTCACATATTGCATGATGGGGTAGCCCGGTAGCGCTGGACGCGCCTTGGAGCAAGCTTTTAAGGCGCCGGGGTCCGTCTGGCGACAGCCAGAAGATAGATGATGACGGCAATGGCGGCAAAGAAGAACCATTGCACGGCATAGGCCAGATGGTTGTTGGGCACATCCGCCGCCGCCGGGGGCGCCAATGGCTTGAGGCCCGGCACACCCTCTCCCGCAATCAGCATCGGCCGCAAAGGCAAGGCCTTGCCGCTGATCCGCGAGAGCAGGGAGCGATGATCCGGCTCCTCTCCGATCCATCCGCGCATCTGGCCGCCGCCCCATTGCGGTTTGGCATCGGGCCGGGCCGCCACGCCCGCCGCGACCAGCACACCCGGCCCCTCTGCTCCGGTCGCGCATTCGGCGATATAGCGATAGCCGGTCGATCCATCGGCCGCCCGGCCTGCCTCGCTATGCCAGCGGATCACATGCAGACAATGAACGGAGGATCGGCGGAAGAGCAAATCGGACGGCACGGGCGGAAAGGTTGGGAAAGTCACTGCGGGTCGCGCCGGGTTGGCGGCGACCAACGCAAGCATCGCTTCCTTTTCGGCCCGGCGCTGCAACTGCCAGACGCCAAGGCCGATCATCACCAGCACCGCCGCCGCGACGATCAGGGTCGGCAGGAGAGGCAGGCGCCGGATCATTGGTCACGCTCCCTGACCTTCAGCTGCCCCTCACGCGCCTTGTTGCGATACTCGAGGATCAGCAGCATGGCCTTCGCCACGCGCAGGCTCCCGACTACGGCCAGCACCGTCAACGGCGTCCACAACAGGATATGCAGCCAGAGCGGGGGATGCACCTTCAGTTCCAAGGTCAGCGCCAATGCCACCATCACGGCGCCAACGATCAGGGTCAGGAAGGCAGCCGGGCCGTCACCGACATTGAACTGCCCAAGATCAAGCCCGCAAGCCCGGCAGGAAGGGGCGAAGCGCACCGGCCCGACAAACATCGTCGCCGCGCCGCATTGCGGGCACGCCCCACGCGCCGCTGCCATCAGCAGGGGCTGCGATGCACCGGAAACAGGATCGGTCGATAGCATGGAATCAGGCATAGGGCCGCCTTTCCAAAAAGAAAACGGCCGGATCGCATCCGGCCGTTTCTACCCAAATCATGGACGAAGCCGTCCGATCAGCCGCCGTGGACCGGCGCGCCCCAGCCACCCCAGACATAGATGACGACGAAGAGGAACAACCACACGACGTCGACAAAATGCCAATACCAGGCTGCGGCTTCAAAACCGAAATGCTGGCGCGGGGTGAAATCGCCCCGATGCGCGCGGATCAGGTTCACGATCAGGAAGATGGTGCCGATCAGGACGTGGAAGCCGTGGAAGCCGGTCGCCATGTAGAAGGCGGAGCTATAGGGCGTGTGACCGAAGGGGAACGGCGCATGCGCATATTCATAGGCCTGGATCGAGGAGAAGAGCAGGCCGAGGATGACGGTGATCGTCAGACCCCGCTTCAATCCCTCGCGATCGCCATGGATCAGCGCGTGGTGCGCCCAGGTGACGGTCGTGCCCGAACAGAGCAGGATCAGCGTGTTGAGCAGCGGCAGTTCGAAGGCGTTCATCACCTCGATGCCCTTGGACGGGAACATCCCGTCGATCGGCGCGAGCTGGCTCGGGAAGAGCGAGAAGTCGAAGAAGGACCAGAACCAGCCGACGAAGAACATCACTTCCGATGCGATGAACAGGATCATGCCGTAGCGCAGATGAAGCTGCACCACCGGCGTATGGTCCCCGGCATGGGCTTCGGCAATGACGTTGCTCCACCAGCTGAACATGGTGAACAGCACGCCTGCCACGCCGATCAGGAAAACCCAGCCGCCGCCGGCCGGCATGGCGTCGGGATGCATCCACATGATCGCGCCAAAGGCCATGACCAGCGCCGACATAGAGCCGAATAGCGGCCAGATGCTGGGCGGAAGAATATGATAATCGTGGTTCTTGGCGCCTGCCATGACGTTCTCATCCCCGTTCGCGTTATCGTTGTTGCTTAGCTTGGCTTTTTATCCTGCTCAACAGGATAGAAGGTATAGCTCAGCGTGATTTCCTGTGTGTCCTTATTGTCGTAATCGTCCAATATCTTGGGATCGACATAATAGATCACCGGCATGCGGACCTCTTCCCCCGGCTGCAAGGTTTGCTGGGTGAAGCAGAAACATTGAATCTTGGTGAAATAGGCCCCGGCCTGCAAAGGTGTGACGTTGAAGCTGGCCGTGCCCGTAACGGGCTTGTCCGACATGTTCTTGGCCAGGAAAATCGCCATGCTGCGGGCACCGACCGTCACCGTCTGGGTCGCATGTTCAGGGCGAAACTGCCAGGGCATGCCGGGCGCCACGTTGGAATCGAAGCGAATCGACATGCGGTGCCCAGTGGCTTCACGCACCTGCACATCAGCGGCGGCCCGCTGCGTGGTGCCACCAAAGCCAGTGCGCTCGCAAAAAATCCGATAGAGCGGAACCGAGGCGAAACCGAGGCCCAGCATGGCCAGGCCAACGCCCGCCATCCAGATCATCGTCCGCCGGTTGCGGCGGCCCTGATCAAAGGGAGAAGGAGGCAGACTCGCCATCAATGCCCCCCGCTGATCTTGGCGATGGTGATGGCGTAGAAGAGAATGACCAACCCGCCGAGCAACAGCCCCGTCACAATGGCGCGGCTTTTCTGACGGGTACGGATTTGCCGGTCTTCTTCGGGCGTCATGGGAACATCCATCGGTCAGCCACTACCGCTCCAAACAACAGGAAGAGGTAAAGGATCGAATATTTGAACAGCCGCTTTTCCGGACCCATGCGCGCGGGATCACTCTCACGGTGGCGGTAGACCTGAAAGGCGAAGACCGCAAACAGCGCCGTGCCGAGCAGCGCCGCCGTGCCATAGACCGGGCCGGTCAGACGCAAGATCACCGGCGCCATCGCCGCCGCAGCCATGATCGCGGTGTAGAACCAGATCTGGCGGCGCGTGACGACTTCACCCGAAACGACCGGCAACATGGGAATGCCGGCGGCGGCATAATCCGTCTTCACGAACAGCGCGAGCGACCAGAAGTGCGGCGGAGTCCAGAAGAAGACCAGCATGAAAAGGGCGATAGGCAGCGCACCGATATCCCCCGTCACCGCTGCCCAGCCAATCACCGGCGGGAAAGCGCCCGCAGCACCACCGATCACAATATTCTGCGCCGTCCGGGGCTTCAGCCAGATGGTGTAGATGAAGACGTAGAAGAGGATCGACACTGCCAGCACGGCCGCCGCAAGCCAGTTGGTCGCGATCCCCATCAGCAGTACCGAAAAGAAGGAGAGACCCACGCCGAAATGCAGAGCCGATTGCCGGTCCATCCGTCCGCCGGGAATCGGACGATTGGCCGTGCGCTTCATCTTCGCGTCGATATCGGCCTCATACCATTGGTTGAGCGTCGCCGCCGCACCTGCGCCCAGCGCAATGCAGAGAATCGCCGTAAAGCCGAGTACCGGATGAATATGACCCGGCGCAGCAAGCAGGCCACATAGCCCGGTGAAAACCACCAGGGTCATTACCCGCGGCTTGGTCAGCGCGACGAAATCCCGCCAATGGGCGGGAATCACAGATGCTGAACCTTCCGACATGACCGGCGAACTTGCCATAATCTCCTCATACGGCAGCCCGGCACGATGGTCCGCGCCGGGCCTGCTCCGTGTTTGCTGGAACTGGCGCGCCCTTACGCCAATCCCGGCATTCCCGCAAATCGGAATGCCCCAAGGCTGCGATCAGTCGATGACCGGCAGCGTTTCGAACTGGTGGAAGGGCGGCGGGCTGGACAGCGTCCATTCCAGCGTCGTGGCGCCTTCGCCCCAGGGATTGCCCTCCGCCTTCTTGCCGGCAACGAGCGACCAGACAAGATTGACGAAGAAGATCAGCATGCCGGCGGCCATGACCTCATAGCCGTGGCTGGCGAACTTGTTCCAATAGGCAAAGGCTTCCGGATAGTCCGGGTAGCGGCGGGGCATGCCCGACAGGCCCAGGAAGTGCATCGGGAAGAACAGCATGTTCACGCCGACGAAGAACACCCAGAAGTGCAGGTGGCCGAGGAATTCATTGTACATCCGGCCCGACATTTTCGGGAACCAGTAGTAGAAGCCCGCGAACAGGCCGAAGACCGCGCCCAGCGACAGCACATAGTGGAAGTGTGCGACGACATAATAGGTGTCGTGCAGCACGTCGTCGACGCCGCCATTGGCCAGCACCACGCCGGTGACGCCGCCCACGGTGAACAGGAAGATGAAGCCCAGCGCCCAGACCATCGGGGTCTTGTAGCTGATCGAGCCGCCCCAGATCGTCGCGATCCAGGAAAAGATCTTGATGCCGGTGGGCACCGCGATGACCATCGTGGCGGCGGTGAAGTACATCTTCACGTTCACCGACATGCCGGTGACGAACATGTGGTGCGCCCACACGACGAAGCCGACCACACCGATCGCGACCATGGCATAGGCCATGCCGAGATAGCCGAAGACCGGCTTGCGGCTGAAGGTCGAAACGATCTGGCTGACGATGCCGAAGCCCGGCAGGATCATGATGTACACTTCGGGGTGGCCGAAGAACCAGAAGAGATGCTGGTACAGTTCCGGATCGCCACCGCCGGCGGCATCATAGAAGGTCGTGCCGAAATTGCGGTCGGTCAGCAACATGGTGATCGCGGCGGCCAGAACCGGCAGCGCGAGCAGCAACAGGAAGGCGGTGACCAGCACCGACCAGACGAACAGCGGCATCTTGTGCAGGGTCATGCCCGGCGCGCGCATGTTCAAAATGGTGGTGATGAAGTTGATCGCACCCAGGATCGAGCTGGCGCCCGCAATGTGCAGCGACAGGATCGCCATGTCGACCGCCGGCCCCGCAGAACCGCTGGTCGAGAGCGGCGCGTAGACCGTCCAGCCGGTGCCCGCACCATTGCCGGTGCCGCCGGGGAAGAAGCTCGAACCGAGCAGTAGCGCAAAAGCCGGGATGAGCAGCCAGAAGCTGATATTGTTCATCCGCGGGAAGGCCATGTCCGGCGCGCCGATCATGATCGGCACGAACCAGTTGCCGAAGCCGCCGATCATCGCGGGCATCACCATGAAGAAGACCATGATGAGGCCGTGCGCCGTGATCAGCACGTTCCAGAGGTGATAGGCCTGATCGAGCGTGGCGCTTGGGCCATCGCTGAACTGCGCCCAGGTCTGGAGATACTGGATGCCCGGCTCCGCCAGTTCGGCGCGCATCAGGCCCGAAATCGCACCGCCGATGATGCCGGCGATGATCGCGAAGATCAGATAGAGCGTGCCGATATCCTTGTGGTTGGTCGACATGAACCAACGCTGGAAGAAGGCCGGCTTGTGATCGGCGTCATGATGCTCGTGCACATGATCGCCGTGATGATCTGCGGTAATGGTGGTCATGGCGTATCTGCCCTTACATCAAAGCTTGGCGGCGGGGGCGGCGGGCTGGGCGGCCTGAGCGGTCGTCGCCGCACCTGCGCCCTTGAGCTTCCCGCCCTGCGAGAGCAGCCACTGGTCGAATTGGGCCGGCGGAAGCGCCTCGACCGCGATCGGCATGAAGCCGTGGCGGGCGCCGCACAGTTCCGAGCACTGGCCGTAATAGACGCCCGGCTTCTCGATGGTGAAGCTCTTCTCATTGAGACGGCCCGGCACCGCGTCCATCTTCACCCAGAGCGAAGGCACCGCGAAGCTGTGGATCACGTCAGCGCCGGTGATGATCAGCTTGATCGGACGACCGACCGGCAGGACCAGCCGATTGTCGGGCGCCAGCAGATAGGGCTCACCATTGGCCTCCGCCTTGTCCCTGGGCAGCAGGTTGGAAACGAACTCAGGAATCCCGTTGTCGGGATATTCATAGCCCCAATACCATTGATAGCCGGTGACCTTGACAGTCAGCGCATCTTTGGGCGCGGGCTTGTACTGGTCGGCGAGCAGCCCGATCGAGGGCACCGCGATCACCAGCAGGATGACCACCGGCACCACGGTCCAGATCACCTCGATCACCGTATTGTGCGAGGTTTTGGACGGCGTCGGATTGGCGCTCTGGCGGAAGCGGACCATCACATAGAGCATCAGGACGAGCACGAAGATCGAGATGATGGTGATGATCGGCAGCAGCATCTGGTCATGCAGCCAGCGGGCCGTGTGGCCGGTCGGCGAAAACTGCTTCTGAAGGGTGATTTCACCCGGCATCGGCATCCCGATGCCCAGGGTCGGCTTCATGCGCGGCGGCGCGGCGACCTTTTCTGCGGAAGCGGCGGCGGGTGCCGCGGCATTGCTGGCCGAATCGGCGGCCGCCGTTTCATTTCCGGCGGCGGGCGCCGCGACTGCGGCATTCTCCTGCGCCAGTGCCGGACCGTTCATCGCGAGTGTGGGCGCAAAGGCCAACAACCCGGCGAGGACGAGCGATTTCACCTTTTTCATAGCGTCTTCTTACCCCGTAACCCCTTGGCGCCGCTGCAACGAAGACACACGCATGGATACGCCTCCCCCCGCCTGTTTCGGTCCGCCACGGCTTATAAGCATCGTTTTTTTATGCCTCAACCTTCCACAACCAGATTTTCTTCGCTGTTGCAACGCCTAGTTGGTGAGCCTATCTCGCTCCCCGCGCACAGGGGCGCGATCATGGGGCGACCCATGAAGGGAAGACGGGCCGCTTCGACATCAGGCAGGCGGCGCGGACGAATGGATCGAAGAATCGAATGACCGACGAGGAAGTATTAGCGGAATTCAGGGCTGCGGGCGCGTTGCTGGAGGGGCATTTCATTCTGTCCTCCGGCCGCCGCAGCGCCAATTATCTTCAGTGCGCCCGCGTGCTGATGAACGCCGAACGCGCGGGTCGGCTGGCGCGCGCCACGGTGCAGAAATTGCCGCGCGAAATGCGGCAGGAGATCGATCTGGTCGTTTCTCCGGCCATGGGCGGCCTTATCATCGGCCATGAGGTCGGTCGCGCGCTCGACAAGGATGCGGTGTTCCTCGAACGCCCCGAAGGCACGTTCGAACTGCGCCGCGGCTTTGCCATCACCCCAGGCCAGAAGGTGCTGATGGTCGAGGACGTAGTGACCACAGGCCTGTCCTCGCGTCAGGCGATCGAGGCGGTCGAGGCCGAAGGCGGCATCGTCGTCGCGGAAGTCGCGCTGGTCGATCGATCGGCAGGCGAAGTCGATCTGGGCGTCCCCTTCTACCCGCTCGTCAGCATCAATTTCCCGGTCTATGAGGCCGACCAGATTCCGCCCGAACTGGCGGCGATCCCGGCGACCAAGCCCGGCAGCCGGAAGCAGTAGAAGCCCATGCCGCACTCCCCCGCCCCCTTGCGCCTGGGCGTCAACATCGATCATGTGGCGACCATCCGCAACGCGCGGGAAGGCGAGCATCCCGATCCGGTGAAGGCCGCGCTGTTGGCGGTCAAGGCGGGAGCGGATGGCATCACCGCCCATTTGCGGGAAGACCGGCGCCATATCCGCGATGAGGATATCGCGACTCTGATGGCGGCGCTCACCGTGCCGCTCAATCTGGAAATGGCGGCAACGCAGGAGATGCTGGGCATCGCGCTCAGGCACCGTCCGCACGCCGCCTGCATCGTGCCGGAAAAGCGGGAGGAGCGGACGACCGAAGGCGGCCTCGACGCCGTCGGGCAGATGGACGCGCTGCGCCCGATCGTCGGCGCGCTCAATGATGCGGGCATCCGGGTCAGCCTGTTCATCGAACCCGAACCGGCGCAGATCGAGGCGGCGATCCGCCTCGGCGCCCCGGTGGTCGAGTTCCACACCGGCCGCTATGCCCATATCACCGGCACCGAGCGGGCGGAGGAACTGCGCCGCCTGTCCGACGCCGCCGCGCTGGCTGCCAAGAACGGCATCGAACCGCATGCGGGCCATGGCCTGACCTACGACAATGTTGGTCCCATCGCCGCGATTCCGCAGATCGTGGAACTCAATATCGGCCATTTCCTGATCGGTGAGGCGATTCTCAGCGGTCTGGAAGGCAGCATCCGCGAAATGCGGCGGCAGATGGATCTGGTGCGTTGATCATCGGCCTGGGTTCCGACCTCTGCAACATCGAGCGGATACAGAATTCGCTCGACCGCTTTGGCCAACGATTCGAGAATCGCGTCTTCACAGCCATCGAGCGGGCGAAAGCTGACCGCCGCCCCTTCACCAAGGCGGGCACGCTCGCCAAGCGCTTTGCCGCCAAGGAGGCTTTTTCCAAGGCCGTGGGCACAGGCTTCAACAAGGGCGTGTTCATGAAGGATATCGGCGTGGTCAACCGCCCCGGCGGCGCGCCGACACTGGAACTGACCGGCGGCGCGCTGACCCGGCTGGAATCGCTGGTGCCCGCCGGTCATCGCCCGGTCATTCACCTGACGCTCACCGACGATCATCCATGGGCACAGGCCTTTGTTATCATTGAAGCCCTGCCGCTGTGACGTCGGGGCTTCTTCAGCCGGAATTCCTTCCATGACGGCAGCGGACATGACCGAGAACAGCCCCCTTCCCTCCGACGAGCCGACCACGCCGCAAACAGAGGGCCCCGAAAAGACATCGGTCGACTGGTGGCAGGAAGCGAAGAGCATCGGCCTGCTGATCCTGGCGGTACTGGCCTTCCACAGCTTCGTCGCCAAACCCTTCTACATTCCCAGCGAATCGATGATGCCGGTGCTGTTGAAGGGCGACCGGCTGGTGGTGAGCAAATTTCCCTATGGCTGGTCCTATGTCTCGCCCAGCTTCCATCCGCTGCCCTTTCTGAAGGGCCGAATCTTCGGGCACATGCCCCAGCGCGGCGACATCGTCATCGTTTCGCCCCAGAACAAGCGCGAGGATTATATCAAGCGCGTCATCGGCCTGCCCGGCGACATATTGGAAGTGCGCGGCGGCCAGGTCATCCTGAACGGCGTGCCGGTGCCGCAGAAGGTGCTGAAGCCGATCCGTATTCCGGTCGACAACAATGCCCCCTGCCCGCCAATGCAGTTCCCCGGCGCGCTGGTGACCGATGCGAACGGCAAGAGCTGGTGCGAACTGCCAGTGCGGCAGGAAACCCTGCCCAACGGCAAGAGCTATGTCGTCATCGACATGGGACCGAGCACGCTTGACTGGTACGGGCCGGTGCGGATTCCGGAGGGCCATGTCTTCCTGATGGGCGACAATCGCGACAACAGCGCCGACAGCCGGGCGCCGCTGGAGGAAAACGGCCTTGGCGGGCCGGTGCCATGGGAATCGATCGGCGGCCGGGCGGAATTCATCACCTTCTCGCTCGACGGCGATTCGGGCTGGAACCCGCTGAGTTGGCTCCATGCCTTCCGCAGCGGCCGGGCGGGGAACAGCCTGCGTCCCGCGAGCGTTGCCGTTCCGAAATAGCTTTTGCATCAAAGGGGGTGCGGGTTGAGCGACGAACAGGTCCATATCGAACAACCCGGCCCCAGCGAACGGCAAAGCCCGCTGGTCCAGCATGAGGCAAGGCGGGCGGCCGTCTGGTTCGCCATGGGTATCGCCATCGCGCTGGTCGTGCTGCTGGCCCAGCCGTTGCTGCTGGTCATGGGCGCGCTGGTGCTGACGACGATGATGGACGGCGGCACACGGCTGCTGGGACGGGTATTGCCGATCG
This region of Sphingobium sp. EM0848 genomic DNA includes:
- a CDS encoding TorF family putative porin, encoding MRKSILGLSAPVLACALAALSAPAFAEDAPSSDLTVSGNAAVVTDYRFRGISQTDKRVALQGGITVTHSSGFYVSTWGSSIDDYVANGSDQELDLIGGYSKTIGAATVDVGVLYYYYPGSHGANTDFVEPYASIKGTFGPATAKVTVNYAPKQRALSIDGGLTKKDNVYLAGDLTASIPKTPLGVSAHLGHNFGPSLLTFADKGYTDWNIGATYTWGHLTLGVSYVDTDKNFVSSYVSADGTPRTTRNLSKAGVVGSITASF
- a CDS encoding sterol desaturase family protein; the protein is MSALPLALIFLATVAAMEGFAYVMHRWVMHGPGWFLHASHHRPRRGFWEANDLYFVIFAMPSILLLLGGVQWHWGGWATATGAGIAAYGAIYLGFHDIIVHRRIGHRLVPRSPYMKRIVQAHRLHHAVESRQGCVSFGFLVAPRPEALKQALARTDRTHMRGAEVHTPISPIK
- a CDS encoding class I SAM-dependent methyltransferase encodes the protein MDLQTLPGEPWADYGLIDSGHGRKLERYGRFRFIRPEPQAMWAPAQDDWQADGEFVPGSDEEGGGRWFYERPVPAEGWPLRWNEVTFQSSCTPFRHLGFFPDMAPVWDWMRGKVADKIAAGDTPQVMNLFGYTGVGTLAMAAAGAQMVHVDASKKSVAQARANAGLSGLEDRPVRWIVDDAAKFVAREVRRGRRYDGILLDPPKYGRGPDGEVWRLEEDLPGLIANCRQLLDADSRFLFLTVYAVRMSALAIGELLKQAFADLPGTVEAGELTVREEARGLMLPTAIWARWSR
- the thrC gene encoding threonine synthase — encoded protein: MQYVSTRGSAPALGFEDVTLAGLASDGGLYLPESWPSFSAEDIRALSGLSYVETAVRVMAPFVAGSLSEEELRELCTAAYGRFSHDAVTPLVQLDHRHWLLELFHGPTLAFKDVALQLLGQLFERFLSRRDDHLTIVGATSGDTGSAAIDAVAGRAKIDIFMLHPEGRVSDVQRRQMTTVLAPNVYNIAIDGSFDDAQALVKAMFNDAAFARRFNLSAVNSINWARLMAQVVYYFYAAVRLGAPEREIAFSVPTGNFGDVFAGYVAAQMGLPVAKLMVATNVNDILHRALAEGDYSQGQVVATATPSMDIQVSSNFERLLFDAGGRDGKALAEQMKGFEASKAMRLTNAQREGASKLFTSARVDADGMTMAMRWAYDAAGQVIDPHSAIGLAAARTVDLDPAVPVVTLATAHPAKFPTAVERATGIRPGLPSRVGDLFAREEAYAKLPGTFDAVTAYVAERATPRA
- a CDS encoding SURF1 family protein; its protein translation is MIRRLPLLPTLIVAAAVLVMIGLGVWQLQRRAEKEAMLALVAANPARPAVTFPTFPPVPSDLLFRRSSVHCLHVIRWHSEAGRAADGSTGYRYIAECATGAEGPGVLVAAGVAARPDAKPQWGGGQMRGWIGEEPDHRSLLSRISGKALPLRPMLIAGEGVPGLKPLAPPAAADVPNNHLAYAVQWFFFAAIAVIIYLLAVARRTPAP
- a CDS encoding DUF983 domain-containing protein, whose protein sequence is MPDSMLSTDPVSGASQPLLMAAARGACPQCGAATMFVGPVRFAPSCRACGLDLGQFNVGDGPAAFLTLIVGAVMVALALTLELKVHPPLWLHILLWTPLTVLAVVGSLRVAKAMLLILEYRNKAREGQLKVRERDQ
- a CDS encoding cytochrome c oxidase subunit 3, with the protein product MAGAKNHDYHILPPSIWPLFGSMSALVMAFGAIMWMHPDAMPAGGGWVFLIGVAGVLFTMFSWWSNVIAEAHAGDHTPVVQLHLRYGMILFIASEVMFFVGWFWSFFDFSLFPSQLAPIDGMFPSKGIEVMNAFELPLLNTLILLCSGTTVTWAHHALIHGDREGLKRGLTITVILGLLFSSIQAYEYAHAPFPFGHTPYSSAFYMATGFHGFHVLIGTIFLIVNLIRAHRGDFTPRQHFGFEAAAWYWHFVDVVWLFLFVVIYVWGGWGAPVHGG
- a CDS encoding cytochrome c oxidase assembly protein; translated protein: MASLPPSPFDQGRRNRRTMIWMAGVGLAMLGLGFASVPLYRIFCERTGFGGTTQRAAADVQVREATGHRMSIRFDSNVAPGMPWQFRPEHATQTVTVGARSMAIFLAKNMSDKPVTGTASFNVTPLQAGAYFTKIQCFCFTQQTLQPGEEVRMPVIYYVDPKILDDYDNKDTQEITLSYTFYPVEQDKKPS
- a CDS encoding heme o synthase, producing MASSPVMSEGSASVIPAHWRDFVALTKPRVMTLVVFTGLCGLLAAPGHIHPVLGFTAILCIALGAGAAATLNQWYEADIDAKMKRTANRPIPGGRMDRQSALHFGVGLSFFSVLLMGIATNWLAAAVLAVSILFYVFIYTIWLKPRTAQNIVIGGAAGAFPPVIGWAAVTGDIGALPIALFMLVFFWTPPHFWSLALFVKTDYAAAGIPMLPVVSGEVVTRRQIWFYTAIMAAAAMAPVILRLTGPVYGTAALLGTALFAVFAFQVYRHRESDPARMGPEKRLFKYSILYLFLLFGAVVADRWMFP